The following proteins are encoded in a genomic region of Papaver somniferum cultivar HN1 unplaced genomic scaffold, ASM357369v1 unplaced-scaffold_10, whole genome shotgun sequence:
- the LOC113326984 gene encoding triacylglycerol lipase 2-like, which translates to MAQYDLPAYINFVYKQTKKEINYIGHSQGTIIALASFSLGRESTSEIVSKLKAAAVLSPVAYLSNMLNEMSRVEFASSNPMAEVNTADQRTAAYLGGICKSVQGMNCFDMVSSFTGKNCCLNATSFDKFIANSPQSTSAKNSMHLAQTNSGKFTKYDYGIGNMLKYGQTTPPLIL; encoded by the exons ATGGCACAATATGATCTTCCAGCTTATATTAATTTCGTTTACAAACAAACTAAGAAGGAGATTAACTACATTGGACATTCCCAG GGAACAATTATAGCACTCGCATCATTCTCTCTGGGGCGTGAAAGTACTAGTGAAATTGTTTCCAAGCTGAAAGCAGCTGCAGTGCTCAGCCCCGTTGCTTATTTGAGCAATATGCTCAACGAAATGAGTCGGGTTGAG TTTGCAAGCAGCAATCCAATGGCCGAAGTCAATACTGCGGA CCAACGTACCGCCGCCTATCTCGGGGGTATTTGCAAATCTGTACAGGGGATGAATTGTTTTGACATGGTATCGAGTTTTACAG GAAAAAATTGCTGCCTCAATGcaacgtcttttgataaattcatTGCAAATTCACCTCAATCGACTTCAGCGAAGAACAGCATGCATTTAGCTCAAA CGAATTCAGGGAAATTTACGAAATACGATTACGGGATCGGCAACATGCTAAAATATGGACAGACAACGCCACCTCTTATCCTTTAA
- the LOC113326631 gene encoding triacylglycerol lipase 2-like: MGLIQHCFFFLVVFHVVLNEPRGAYGTRFGGSISSPALAPDTAPAPNMTPASAPAPETPLTAGGVCETMVTKAGYKCQEFKVTTKDGYILSLQRVNSGKGNPKTKEPAFLQHGLFMDGASWFLDSPKESLGFILADNNYDVWVGNTRGTRYSRGHTRLNSLLPQYWDYSWDDMALSDLPAYINFVYKQTKKKINYIGHSQGTIMALASFSLGPKAPDEVLTKLKAAALLSPVAYLSHMLNPMSRIVAKTIAQECQGAYAMAEVNMKDERMSAYLGAICKSVQGLNCFDSVSSFTGKNCCLNATSFDKFIANSPQSTSAKNSMHLAQTSNSGKFTKYDYGLLNMVKYGQLTPPPYPLTNIPKNLPIFISYGVNDALADPQDVEHLLSDMKHPKNKLEVQKIANYGHLDFIIATNANRIVFKPMIAFLKRQK, from the exons ATGGGTCTCATCCAACATTGCTTCTTTTTCCTAGTAGTCTTTCACGTTGTTTTGAATGAGCCTCGTGGAGCTTATGGTACCAGATTTGGCGGTAGCATTTCTTCGCCAGCACTGGCTCCAGATACGGCTCCGGCTCCAAATATGACTCCAGCTTCGGCTCCGGCTCCAGAAACACCATTGACAGCGGGTGGAGTGTGTGAAACTATGGTCACAAAAGCTGGTTACAAATGCCAGGAATTCAAA GTGACAACCAAGGATGGTTACATTCTTTCCCTTCAGAGGGTCAACAGTGGTAAAGGTAATCCAAAGACCAAAGAACCAGCCTTCTTGCAGCACGGGTTATTTATG GATGGAGCGTCATGGTTTCTGGATTCACCAAAAGAATCTCTAGGATTCATACTAGCtgataataattatgatgttTGGGTCGGTAATACCAGAGGAACGAGATACAGTCGTGGTCATACTAGACTTAATTCACTTTTACCT CAATACTGGGACTATTCATGGGATGATATGGCACTATCTGATCTTCCAGCTTATATTAATTTCGTGTACAAACAAACCAAGAAGAAGATTAACTATATTGGACATTCCCAG GGAACAATTATGGCACTCGCATCATTCTCTCTGGGTCCTAAAGCTCCAGACGAAGTTCTTACTAAGCTGAAAGCAGCTGCACTGCTCAGCCCCGTTGCTTATTTGAGCCATATGCTCAACCCAATGAGTCGGATTGTTGCTAAAACCATAGCGCAAGAG TGTCAAGGAGCCTACGCCATGGCCGAAGTCAATATGAAGGA CGAACGTATGTCGGCCTATCTCGGGGCTATTTGCAAATCTGTACAGGGGCTGAATTGTTTTGACTCGGTATCGAGTTTTACAG GAAAAAATTGCTGCCTCAATGccacgtcttttgataaattcatTGCAAATTCACCTCAATCGACTTCAGCGAAGAACAGCATGCATTTAGCTCAAA CGAGTAATTCAGGAAAATTTACGAAATATGATTACGGACTCCTCAACATGGTAAAGTATGGACAACTAACGCCACCGCCATATCCCTTAACTAACATTCCCAAGAACCTTCCAATATTCATCAGTTACGGAGTCAATGATGCACTAGCCGACCCGCAGGACGTCGAACATTTACTGAGTGATATGAAACATCCTAAaaataaacttgaagttcaaaagatTGCTAATTATGGTCATCTTGATTTCATCATCGCTACTAATGCTAATCGTATCGTTTTCAAGCCTATGATCGCCTTCCTCaagcgtcaaaaataa